A window of the Cystobacter fuscus genome harbors these coding sequences:
- a CDS encoding pyridoxine 5'-phosphate synthase → MGQRLGVNVDHVATLRQARRVSYPDPVTAAALAELAGAGQITIHLREDRRHIQERDLRILRETVQTLLNLEMAATQDMVKIAYEHKPDVVTLVPERREELTTEGGLEVNGQKDALAKTIKNLKDGEITVSLFIDPDLDQVRASHKVNADRIELHTGRYCEARNEREREREFSRIVDAAKAGARLGMGVAAGHGLNYDNVRAIARIQEIDELNIGHAIVARAVLVGFERAVREMLELMRNPG, encoded by the coding sequence ATGGGACAGCGACTGGGTGTGAATGTGGACCACGTGGCGACGCTGCGGCAGGCGCGTCGCGTGTCGTATCCGGATCCGGTGACGGCCGCCGCCCTGGCCGAGCTGGCCGGCGCCGGGCAGATCACCATCCACCTGCGCGAGGACCGGCGCCACATCCAGGAGCGCGACCTGCGCATCCTGCGCGAGACGGTGCAGACGCTGCTCAACCTGGAGATGGCGGCCACCCAGGACATGGTGAAGATCGCCTACGAGCACAAGCCGGACGTGGTGACGCTCGTGCCCGAGCGGCGCGAGGAGCTCACCACCGAGGGCGGCCTGGAGGTCAACGGCCAGAAGGACGCGCTCGCCAAAACCATCAAGAACCTCAAGGACGGGGAGATCACCGTCTCGCTGTTCATCGATCCGGACCTGGATCAGGTGCGCGCCTCCCACAAGGTGAACGCGGACCGGATTGAATTGCACACCGGGCGCTACTGCGAGGCGCGCAACGAGCGCGAGCGCGAGCGCGAGTTCAGCCGCATCGTGGACGCGGCCAAGGCGGGTGCGCGGCTGGGCATGGGCGTGGCCGCGGGCCATGGGCTCAACTACGACAACGTGCGCGCCATCGCGCGCATCCAGGAGATCGACGAGCTGAACATCGGCCATGCCATCGTCGCGCGCGCCGTGCTCGTGGGCTTCGAGCGCGCGGTGCGCGAGATGCTCGAGCTGATGCGCAACCCGGGCTAG
- the glmM gene encoding phosphoglucosamine mutase gives MAYRMNMPPNEERASQRLFGTDGVRGVANVYPMTAEVAMQLGRALAHLIRNGPHRHRVIIGKDTRLSGYMLEQALAAGLISMGVDVDLVGPLPTPGIANLTTSMRADAGAVISASHNPYQDNGIKFFWRDGFKLPDETEAKIEELVASGAIDSIRPTATKIGRAFRLEDARGRYIVFLKTTFPRELTLEGLTVVVDCANGAAYKTAPAVLEELGAKVITLGVQPDGKNINHKCGALHPENLARCVVKNGAHLGIALDGDADRLIVVDEKGQVVDGDAIMAICTGELVTRKELKKKTLVATVMSNVGLERAVANYGVKVVRTKVGDRYVVEEMRKNGYNLGGEQSGHLIFSDHTTTGDGTLAALQLLAVMCRQQKPVSELASIFQPVPQTLLNVVVKNKRELGELPSVMRAIQDVEKKLGKEGRVLVRFSGTEPKARVLIEGTDATRNEQYAQQIAQELSAALNG, from the coding sequence ATGGCGTACAGGATGAACATGCCCCCGAATGAAGAGAGGGCGTCGCAGCGACTGTTCGGCACGGATGGAGTCCGCGGTGTCGCCAACGTCTACCCGATGACGGCGGAAGTCGCGATGCAGCTGGGCCGCGCACTGGCCCATCTCATCCGCAATGGACCCCACCGCCACCGCGTCATCATCGGCAAGGACACGCGCCTGTCGGGTTACATGCTGGAGCAGGCGCTCGCCGCGGGGCTCATCTCCATGGGCGTGGACGTGGACCTGGTGGGTCCGCTGCCCACTCCGGGCATCGCCAACCTCACCACCTCCATGCGGGCCGACGCGGGCGCCGTCATCTCCGCCTCCCACAACCCGTACCAGGACAACGGCATCAAGTTCTTCTGGCGCGACGGCTTCAAGCTGCCGGACGAGACCGAGGCGAAGATCGAGGAGCTGGTGGCCAGTGGCGCCATCGACTCCATCCGCCCCACGGCGACCAAGATTGGCCGGGCCTTCCGCCTGGAGGACGCGCGCGGCCGCTACATCGTCTTCCTCAAGACGACCTTCCCGCGCGAGCTGACGCTCGAGGGGCTCACCGTGGTCGTCGATTGCGCCAATGGCGCCGCCTACAAGACGGCCCCCGCGGTGCTCGAGGAGCTGGGCGCCAAGGTCATCACCCTGGGCGTGCAGCCGGACGGCAAGAACATCAACCACAAGTGCGGCGCGCTCCACCCGGAGAACCTCGCCAGGTGCGTGGTGAAGAACGGGGCCCACCTGGGCATCGCGCTGGATGGCGACGCCGACCGCCTCATCGTCGTGGACGAGAAGGGCCAGGTCGTGGATGGCGACGCCATCATGGCCATCTGCACGGGCGAGCTCGTCACGCGCAAGGAGCTCAAGAAGAAGACGCTCGTGGCCACGGTGATGAGCAACGTCGGCCTGGAGCGCGCGGTGGCCAACTACGGCGTCAAGGTGGTGCGCACCAAGGTGGGTGACCGCTACGTCGTCGAGGAGATGCGCAAGAACGGCTACAACCTGGGGGGCGAGCAGAGCGGCCACCTCATCTTCTCCGACCACACCACCACGGGTGATGGCACCCTGGCGGCGCTCCAGTTGCTCGCCGTGATGTGCCGGCAGCAGAAGCCGGTGAGCGAGCTGGCCTCCATCTTCCAGCCCGTGCCCCAGACGCTGCTCAACGTGGTCGTCAAGAACAAGCGCGAGCTGGGCGAGCTGCCCTCGGTGATGAGGGCCATCCAGGACGTGGAGAAGAAGCTGGGCAAGGAGGGCCGGGTGCTGGTGCGCTTCTCCGGGACCGAGCCCAAGGCCCGTGTCCTCATCGAGGGCACGGACGCCACGCGCAACGAGCAGTACGCGCAGCAGATCGCCCAGGAGCTGTCCGCGGCGCTCAACGGTTGA
- the folP gene encoding dihydropteroate synthase — protein sequence MIRARPVRLDRPADLEPALLRLGLSPSAREELREKVSALHVLLTGLEREQGRVLTDLLAGRTRPGHEEYPSWVEGEPRTRPGTGLLSGRKEQFERMMARARERTELAGLVDAVARLLESTRPPAPLTLGRRTFTFGARTHVMGVVNVTPDSFSDGGRYLRAEDAVAHGLRLAEAGADVLDVGAETTRPGSAPVPAEEQLARLLPVIEGLRVRTDVPLSVDTTLAAVAREALRAGVVLVNDISGFRFDPELPRVTAEAGAACCLMHIQGTPETMQLAPHYEDVVDEVLAFLEEGVARAVAAGIPRERVLVDPGIGFGKTLGHNLFLLRRLGELRVLGLPVLVGTSRKSFLGKLAGGRPVDQRLAATLGSVATVAAAGDADFVRVHDVTEARDALAVVDAVRGALEGGSLY from the coding sequence ATGATTCGAGCCCGTCCCGTCCGCCTCGATCGCCCCGCCGACCTCGAGCCCGCCCTGCTGCGCCTCGGGCTGTCCCCCTCCGCCCGCGAGGAGCTGCGCGAGAAGGTGTCCGCGCTGCACGTACTGCTCACGGGACTCGAGCGCGAGCAGGGCCGTGTGCTCACGGACCTCCTGGCCGGCCGCACCCGCCCGGGGCACGAGGAGTACCCCTCGTGGGTCGAGGGAGAGCCACGCACCCGGCCCGGCACGGGGCTGCTCTCCGGAAGGAAGGAGCAGTTCGAGCGCATGATGGCTCGTGCCCGGGAGCGGACGGAGCTGGCCGGACTCGTCGACGCCGTGGCGCGCCTGCTGGAGAGCACGAGGCCCCCGGCGCCGCTGACGCTCGGGAGGCGCACCTTCACCTTCGGCGCGCGCACCCACGTCATGGGCGTGGTGAACGTCACCCCGGACAGCTTCTCCGACGGAGGGCGCTACCTGCGCGCCGAGGACGCCGTGGCCCACGGGCTGCGGCTGGCCGAGGCGGGCGCGGACGTGCTGGACGTGGGCGCGGAGACCACGCGGCCCGGCTCCGCCCCCGTGCCCGCCGAGGAGCAGCTCGCTCGGTTGCTGCCCGTCATCGAGGGGCTGCGCGTCCGCACGGACGTGCCACTCTCCGTGGACACCACCCTGGCGGCGGTGGCGCGCGAGGCGCTGCGCGCGGGCGTGGTGCTCGTCAACGACATCAGCGGGTTCCGGTTCGATCCGGAGCTGCCCCGGGTGACGGCCGAGGCGGGCGCGGCCTGCTGTCTCATGCACATTCAAGGCACCCCCGAGACCATGCAGCTCGCCCCCCACTACGAGGACGTGGTGGACGAGGTGCTCGCCTTCCTGGAGGAGGGCGTGGCGCGGGCCGTGGCGGCGGGCATTCCGCGCGAGCGCGTGCTGGTGGACCCCGGCATCGGCTTTGGCAAGACGCTGGGGCACAACCTCTTCCTGCTCAGACGCCTGGGGGAGCTGCGCGTGCTGGGCCTGCCCGTCCTGGTGGGCACCAGCCGCAAGAGCTTCCTGGGGAAGCTGGCGGGAGGTCGTCCGGTGGATCAGCGGCTGGCGGCGACCCTGGGCTCGGTGGCCACCGTGGCCGCCGCGGGAGACGCGGACTTCGTCCGGGTCCACGACGTGACCGAGGCCCGGGATGCTCTCGCCGTGGTGGACGCCGTGCGTGGGGCGCTGGAGGGCGGCTCGCTCTACTAG
- the ftsH gene encoding ATP-dependent zinc metalloprotease FtsH, with amino-acid sequence MRSTYKTIGLWVILIVLFVAFYNFFNTNGVQVEEPTFTQFLAKVEDKKVREVSVKGNTYTGKFSDSQTDFRTTGPAPDAAILEQLRKNDVDVKYEREEQNSLWLTVLGQWMPVVFLFLFFIFFMRQLQGGSGKAMTFGKSKARLLNESHNKITFADVAGADECKEELEEIVAFLKDPKKFTKLGGRIPKGVLMMGPPGTGKTLLARAVAGEAGVPFFSISGSDFVEMFVGVGASRVRDLFEQGKKNAPCIIFIDEIDAVGRHRGAGLGGGHDEREQTLNQLLVEMDGFESNEGVILIAATNRPDVLDPALQRPGRFDRRIVVPRPDLKGRLGVLKVHTRRVPLAPEVELEVIARGTPGMTGADLENLVNESALMAARQNKERVDLSDFEAAKDKVFMGPERKSMIMTEKEKRNTAVHEAGHAIIAKLLPGCDPLHKVTIIPRGQALGLTWSLPTEDKVNGYKKQILDQISMAMGGRIAEELMFNEMSSGASNDIERATETARAMVCRWGMSEKLGPLAFGKSDGEVFLGRDFNSSKDYSEETARLIDAEVRSIVMGCYERGKAVLTENLEGLKRVTDALVEYETLDAEDVNILLQGGQLTRERPPPRVMAPPTKSTEKKDKRKILDALEGLPNMEPNKA; translated from the coding sequence GTGCGTTCGACTTACAAAACCATCGGCCTCTGGGTCATCCTGATCGTCCTCTTCGTCGCCTTCTACAACTTCTTCAACACCAACGGCGTGCAGGTGGAGGAACCGACCTTCACCCAGTTCCTCGCCAAGGTGGAGGACAAGAAGGTCCGCGAGGTGTCGGTCAAGGGAAATACCTACACGGGGAAGTTCTCCGACTCGCAGACGGACTTCCGTACCACTGGCCCCGCCCCGGACGCGGCCATCCTCGAGCAACTGCGCAAGAACGACGTGGACGTGAAGTACGAGCGCGAGGAGCAGAACAGCCTCTGGCTGACCGTGCTCGGTCAGTGGATGCCCGTCGTCTTCCTGTTCCTCTTCTTCATCTTCTTCATGCGCCAGCTGCAGGGCGGTAGCGGCAAGGCGATGACGTTCGGCAAGTCCAAGGCGCGGCTGCTCAACGAGAGCCACAACAAGATCACCTTCGCGGACGTGGCCGGCGCGGACGAGTGCAAGGAGGAGCTCGAGGAGATCGTCGCCTTCCTCAAGGATCCCAAGAAGTTCACCAAGCTGGGCGGCCGCATTCCCAAGGGCGTGCTGATGATGGGCCCGCCGGGAACGGGCAAGACGCTGCTGGCTCGCGCGGTGGCGGGCGAGGCGGGCGTGCCCTTCTTCTCCATCTCCGGCTCGGACTTCGTGGAGATGTTCGTCGGCGTGGGCGCCAGCCGCGTGCGCGACCTGTTCGAGCAGGGCAAGAAGAACGCCCCGTGCATCATCTTCATCGACGAGATCGACGCCGTGGGCCGTCACCGTGGCGCGGGCCTGGGCGGCGGACACGACGAGCGCGAGCAGACGCTCAACCAGCTCCTCGTGGAGATGGACGGCTTCGAGTCCAACGAGGGCGTCATCCTCATCGCCGCCACCAACCGTCCGGACGTGTTGGACCCGGCGCTGCAGCGTCCCGGCCGCTTCGACCGGCGCATCGTGGTGCCGCGCCCCGACCTCAAGGGCCGCCTGGGCGTGCTCAAGGTGCACACCCGCCGCGTGCCGCTCGCTCCCGAGGTGGAGCTGGAGGTCATCGCCCGCGGTACCCCCGGCATGACGGGCGCGGACCTGGAGAACCTCGTCAACGAGTCGGCGCTGATGGCCGCGCGGCAGAACAAGGAGCGCGTGGACCTGAGCGACTTCGAGGCCGCCAAGGACAAGGTCTTCATGGGCCCCGAGCGCAAGTCCATGATCATGACCGAGAAGGAGAAGCGGAACACCGCCGTGCACGAGGCGGGTCACGCGATCATCGCCAAGCTCTTGCCCGGCTGCGATCCGCTCCACAAGGTCACCATCATCCCGCGCGGCCAGGCCCTGGGTCTCACCTGGAGCCTGCCCACCGAGGACAAGGTCAACGGCTACAAGAAGCAGATCCTCGATCAGATCTCCATGGCCATGGGCGGTCGCATCGCCGAGGAGCTCATGTTCAACGAGATGAGCTCGGGCGCCTCCAACGACATCGAGCGTGCCACGGAGACGGCGCGCGCCATGGTGTGCCGCTGGGGCATGAGCGAGAAGCTGGGGCCCCTGGCCTTCGGCAAGAGCGACGGTGAGGTGTTCCTCGGCCGCGACTTCAACTCGAGCAAGGACTACTCCGAGGAGACCGCGCGGCTCATCGACGCCGAGGTGCGCAGCATCGTGATGGGCTGCTACGAGCGCGGCAAGGCGGTGCTCACCGAGAACCTCGAGGGCCTCAAGCGCGTCACCGACGCCCTGGTGGAGTACGAGACGCTGGACGCCGAGGACGTGAACATCCTCCTGCAGGGCGGACAGCTCACGCGCGAGCGCCCGCCGCCCCGCGTCATGGCCCCGCCCACCAAGTCCACCGAGAAGAAGGACAAGCGGAAGATCCTCGACGCGCTCGAGGGACTGCCCAACATGGAGCCGAACAAGGCCTGA
- the tilS gene encoding tRNA lysidine(34) synthetase TilS: protein MPVMGETSLLFSRNLAGCYRQLGLEGGSVLLAVSGGADSCALLVGTALVREALSLRVEVATLDHGLRPEARRDTEAVVRLAAGWGLPCHVRELGLRRGPGVEERARHARYAALEALRRERGLGAVATAHTATDQAETLLMRLSRGTALRGAIGIHRARAALVRPLIERTREEVEAFLAEQGTGFVHDSMNEDRAFLRARLRHELLPALSAAVGFSVVPHLAAFTRLAAEDEALLARMAEEAWDRLVLPEGSLDAVGVRALEPALRRRVLVRLMTAAGAEVDGPSLARVLDAVADGGTVTLRGGYVPGGLQLLAMGGRVRCVRREGSADEAAACLVLDGEGSEGVQPGTQWHFGVGSGTPPPGALALSLREETRWPLTVRTRRAGDRVRGPAGSRKLQDVLVDGRVPREHRDRVPVVTDARGSVLWVPGVWNSPDAGAVRLYLWALPPGTGMPGGCAL, encoded by the coding sequence ATGCCGGTCATGGGTGAAACGAGCCTCTTGTTTTCGCGAAACCTCGCGGGGTGCTACCGCCAGCTCGGTCTGGAGGGAGGCTCGGTGCTGCTGGCCGTCTCGGGGGGAGCGGACTCGTGCGCCCTGCTGGTGGGAACGGCGCTCGTGCGCGAGGCGCTGTCGCTGCGGGTGGAGGTGGCCACGCTCGACCACGGTCTGCGGCCCGAGGCCCGGCGGGACACCGAGGCGGTCGTCCGGCTGGCGGCCGGGTGGGGGCTGCCGTGTCATGTCCGCGAGCTGGGTCTGCGGCGGGGTCCGGGGGTGGAGGAGCGGGCCCGGCACGCCCGCTACGCGGCGCTGGAGGCGTTGCGGCGCGAGCGGGGGTTGGGGGCGGTGGCCACGGCGCACACGGCGACGGACCAGGCCGAGACGCTGCTCATGCGGCTGTCGCGAGGCACCGCCCTGCGCGGCGCCATCGGCATCCACCGGGCGCGCGCCGCGCTCGTCCGTCCGCTCATCGAGCGCACGCGCGAGGAGGTGGAGGCATTCCTCGCCGAGCAGGGCACGGGCTTCGTGCACGACAGCATGAACGAGGACAGGGCCTTTCTCCGGGCGCGGCTGAGGCACGAGCTGCTGCCCGCGCTCTCCGCGGCCGTGGGCTTCTCCGTGGTGCCACACCTGGCGGCCTTCACCCGCCTGGCGGCCGAGGACGAGGCGCTGCTGGCCCGCATGGCCGAGGAGGCCTGGGATCGGCTGGTGCTGCCGGAGGGGAGTCTGGACGCGGTGGGCGTGCGCGCCCTGGAGCCCGCGCTGCGCCGCCGGGTGCTCGTCCGCCTGATGACCGCGGCGGGGGCGGAGGTGGATGGGCCCTCGCTCGCCCGGGTGCTGGACGCCGTGGCGGACGGGGGGACGGTGACGCTGCGCGGAGGGTACGTGCCGGGGGGCCTCCAGCTCCTGGCCATGGGGGGACGCGTGCGCTGCGTGCGCCGGGAGGGGTCAGCGGACGAGGCCGCGGCCTGCCTGGTCCTGGACGGAGAGGGGAGCGAGGGCGTGCAGCCCGGAACGCAATGGCACTTCGGGGTGGGGTCCGGGACACCGCCCCCGGGGGCGCTCGCCCTGTCCCTGAGGGAGGAGACCCGGTGGCCGCTCACGGTGAGGACGCGTCGCGCCGGGGATCGGGTGCGCGGTCCCGCCGGCTCCCGGAAGCTGCAGGACGTGCTGGTGGACGGCCGCGTTCCCCGCGAGCACCGGGACCGGGTGCCGGTCGTCACGGACGCCAGGGGGAGTGTGCTCTGGGTACCAGGGGTGTGGAATTCGCCGGACGCGGGCGCTGTACGGCTGTATCTCTGGGCACTGCCTCCTGGCACGGGCATGCCCGGGGGCTGTGCGTTATAG
- a CDS encoding TIGR04563 family protein, whose product MAGTDKRKQSLYFPEEMLKEIQEEANRQDRSLSWVVQQAWKIARDRIKSFPAVNDVTGDERQDPREEGRS is encoded by the coding sequence ATGGCAGGCACCGACAAGCGCAAGCAGTCCCTCTACTTCCCCGAGGAGATGCTCAAGGAGATCCAGGAGGAAGCCAACCGCCAGGACCGTTCGCTCTCGTGGGTCGTCCAGCAGGCCTGGAAGATCGCTCGTGACCGCATCAAGTCGTTCCCCGCCGTCAACGACGTGACGGGTGACGAGCGGCAGGACCCACGTGAGGAAGGAAGGTCCTAA
- a CDS encoding TIGR04563 family protein codes for MAATDHRKQSLYFPEDMLDEIQREATRQDRSLSWIVQQAWKVARGDLRKMPSPNDVFGAPPPRPDGTSDGT; via the coding sequence ATGGCCGCTACTGATCATCGAAAACAAAGCCTCTACTTCCCCGAAGACATGCTGGATGAAATCCAGCGCGAGGCGACGCGGCAGGATCGCTCGCTGTCGTGGATCGTCCAACAGGCCTGGAAGGTGGCCCGGGGCGATCTGCGCAAGATGCCCTCGCCCAACGATGTCTTCGGCGCCCCGCCGCCCCGCCCCGACGGCACGTCGGACGGGACGTAG
- a CDS encoding 5'-nucleotidase C-terminal domain-containing protein, producing MSRPFSVALLALALAPGLGCLRYNDQCQPLVEEPETVLGYLGQDVYLDRIYTRHDNHALGQLAADALRHAEDGSRAPAHLGIINGGALRAEGLCVTRTSIPKGPLKNGLLHEVMLFENSVVTVDLTEKQLVAMFEHSVEGLSPAGQPILAPSGAFLQVSEDVKLRVDCSRPVGQRVQELSVSGRAVPLPPRDNAPYYRVAMSSFLALGGDGYGTIFKDAASDVARNPVTASSSEGRTTDVTLTVAWMRGQHAEQKPPLYEEERVVFENCAKPSRPVVR from the coding sequence ATGTCCCGACCGTTCTCCGTCGCGCTGCTGGCGTTGGCCCTGGCTCCGGGCCTGGGCTGCCTGCGCTACAACGATCAGTGCCAGCCCCTGGTGGAGGAGCCCGAGACGGTCCTCGGCTACCTGGGCCAGGACGTCTATCTGGACCGCATCTACACGCGGCATGACAACCATGCGCTCGGGCAGCTCGCCGCGGACGCGCTGCGCCACGCCGAGGATGGCTCCCGGGCCCCCGCGCACCTGGGCATCATCAACGGAGGCGCGCTCCGGGCCGAGGGCCTGTGCGTCACCCGCACGTCCATCCCCAAGGGGCCGCTGAAGAATGGCCTCCTGCACGAGGTGATGCTCTTCGAGAACTCCGTGGTGACGGTGGACCTCACCGAGAAGCAGCTCGTGGCCATGTTCGAGCACTCGGTGGAGGGACTGTCGCCGGCGGGCCAGCCCATCCTCGCGCCCTCGGGCGCCTTCCTGCAGGTGTCCGAGGACGTCAAGCTGCGCGTGGACTGCTCGCGCCCGGTGGGACAGCGCGTGCAGGAGCTGAGCGTGAGCGGCCGGGCGGTGCCCTTGCCCCCGCGGGACAACGCTCCGTACTACCGGGTGGCCATGTCGTCGTTCCTGGCGCTGGGCGGAGACGGCTACGGCACCATCTTCAAGGACGCGGCCTCCGACGTGGCGCGCAACCCCGTCACGGCGAGCTCGTCCGAGGGCCGGACCACGGACGTGACCCTCACCGTGGCCTGGATGCGCGGCCAACATGCCGAGCAGAAACCCCCCTTGTACGAGGAGGAGCGCGTCGTCTTCGAGAACTGCGCGAAACCCTCCCGGCCCGTGGTGCGCTAG
- a CDS encoding TonB-dependent receptor plug domain-containing protein, with protein MRKAEPARTSESDDAMAALNAELPADSESAATPPAPERPARPLPPEPAPVESARSQMEEDLALYTAEDTLALATRHEESVKKVPAIAASFGREQIRSLGARTVADVLDVVPGLSISRDVQGFYRTAVRGLRNDAEVLFLLNGHRLNNFFDGKALMNLPVENLERIEVIRGPGSSLYGAGAFLGVVNLVTQREEGLFSSASVGGVPKKVEQGLAPAADLHLSGALGLDRLKLFGDGDVWYQEGGSTAVEKDALDADTLAQKLREPLDPAGYTHDDRFLLNLGLGAEYAISSRNRLTASVRVMSENRAALLGLFDTMGPDSRLKWLMLLGDITYERQVSEQMRVRARLSADRQYTDRLFQIGPDNFRTGPDDRTQLFPEGMLEQTLVTVSTLGASVDADLSLFEGNRLSFGAVGELQTLDDYSYLTNYTSDSRLRGELAPPTGLVDIQDIAQGAASRRLAFGAFVQDQWTVVEPLTLTLGLRADVTELPLVDTDSLAITGTHLVTSLNPRAGLVFSVTDSLVLKLLYGRAFRPPTLQELLEQIPNTYYNQGRFEGNPSLQPAVVDTIELGADLVQTAGEARVRLRGNAFYEGFSHPIAAVDTSGNIVPVRNRELGVRVYGVEGEARLEASKRATAWVNASLFRAEDLELPANHLYLTDTPQARFNAGISMPIGDIINFDLVVRAGAERRNNTRSVLELVRRYRIPAYNLITAQVRTEPIADHFELTLLVQNVFDFDLRDDVPRPDRIPNLLPREGLSAFLTLRAHL; from the coding sequence GTGCGCAAGGCCGAGCCGGCCCGGACGTCCGAATCCGATGACGCCATGGCGGCGCTCAACGCCGAGCTGCCCGCGGACTCGGAATCGGCCGCCACCCCCCCGGCCCCGGAGCGGCCCGCGCGCCCGCTTCCTCCCGAGCCCGCGCCCGTCGAGTCGGCGCGCTCGCAGATGGAGGAGGATCTGGCGCTCTACACCGCCGAGGACACGCTGGCGCTGGCCACGCGGCACGAGGAGTCGGTGAAGAAGGTGCCCGCCATCGCCGCCTCGTTCGGGCGCGAGCAGATCCGCTCGCTCGGGGCGCGCACGGTAGCGGACGTGCTGGACGTGGTGCCCGGGCTTTCCATCAGCCGCGACGTCCAGGGCTTCTACCGCACGGCCGTGCGCGGCCTGCGCAACGACGCCGAGGTGCTCTTCCTGCTCAACGGCCACCGGCTCAACAACTTCTTCGACGGCAAGGCGCTGATGAACCTGCCGGTGGAGAACCTCGAGCGCATCGAGGTCATCCGGGGTCCGGGCTCGTCGCTGTATGGCGCGGGGGCCTTCCTGGGCGTGGTGAACCTCGTCACGCAGCGCGAGGAAGGCCTGTTCTCCTCCGCCTCGGTGGGCGGAGTGCCCAAGAAGGTGGAGCAGGGCCTCGCGCCCGCCGCGGATCTCCACCTCTCGGGTGCCCTCGGCCTGGATCGCCTCAAGCTCTTCGGGGACGGGGACGTCTGGTACCAGGAGGGGGGCTCGACGGCCGTCGAGAAGGACGCGCTCGACGCGGACACGCTCGCGCAGAAGCTGCGCGAGCCGTTGGATCCCGCCGGCTACACCCATGATGACCGCTTCCTGCTCAACCTCGGCCTGGGCGCCGAGTACGCGATCTCCTCGCGCAACCGCCTCACCGCGTCCGTGCGGGTGATGTCCGAGAACCGCGCCGCGCTCCTGGGCCTGTTCGACACCATGGGTCCGGACTCGCGCCTCAAGTGGCTGATGCTGCTGGGCGACATCACCTACGAGCGCCAGGTGAGCGAGCAGATGCGGGTGCGCGCGCGCCTGTCCGCGGATCGGCAGTACACGGACCGGCTCTTCCAGATCGGCCCGGACAACTTCCGCACCGGCCCGGATGACCGCACCCAGCTCTTCCCCGAGGGCATGCTCGAGCAGACGCTCGTCACGGTGAGCACCCTGGGCGCCAGCGTGGACGCGGACCTGTCGCTCTTCGAGGGCAACCGCCTGTCCTTCGGCGCGGTGGGGGAGCTGCAGACGCTGGACGACTACTCCTACCTCACCAACTACACCTCCGACAGCCGCCTGCGTGGCGAGCTGGCGCCGCCGACGGGGCTCGTGGACATCCAGGACATCGCCCAGGGCGCGGCCTCGCGGCGGTTGGCGTTCGGTGCCTTCGTGCAGGACCAATGGACGGTGGTGGAGCCGCTCACGCTCACCCTCGGGTTGCGCGCGGACGTGACCGAGTTGCCCCTGGTGGACACGGACAGCCTCGCCATCACCGGCACGCACCTGGTGACGAGCCTCAATCCCCGCGCGGGGCTGGTCTTCTCGGTCACCGACTCGCTCGTGCTCAAGCTGCTCTACGGCCGGGCCTTCCGTCCGCCCACGCTCCAGGAGCTGCTCGAGCAGATCCCCAACACCTACTACAACCAGGGCCGCTTCGAGGGGAACCCGAGCCTGCAGCCCGCCGTGGTGGACACGATCGAGCTGGGCGCGGACCTCGTCCAGACGGCGGGCGAGGCGCGCGTGCGCCTGCGCGGCAACGCCTTCTACGAGGGCTTCTCCCATCCCATCGCCGCCGTGGACACCTCGGGCAACATCGTCCCGGTGCGCAACCGCGAGCTGGGCGTGCGCGTGTACGGCGTGGAGGGCGAGGCTCGGCTGGAGGCCAGCAAGCGCGCCACCGCCTGGGTCAACGCGAGCCTCTTCCGCGCCGAGGATCTGGAGCTGCCCGCCAACCACCTCTACCTCACCGACACCCCCCAGGCGCGCTTCAACGCCGGCATCTCCATGCCCATTGGAGACATCATCAACTTCGATCTCGTGGTGCGCGCGGGCGCCGAGCGGCGCAACAACACGCGCTCGGTGCTGGAGCTGGTGCGCCGCTACCGGATCCCCGCCTACAACCTCATCACCGCGCAGGTGCGCACCGAGCCCATCGCCGATCACTTCGAGCTGACGCTGCTGGTGCAGAACGTCTTCGACTTCGACCTGCGCGATGATGTGCCCCGTCCGGACCGCATCCCCAACCTGCTTCCCCGTGAGGGCTTGTCCGCCTTCCTGACCTTGAGGGCCCACCTGTGA